The region CAGAAGCTCCTCGAGCGCCAGGGCATGGAAATCCGCCTGGGCCAGAAGGTCACGGGTGCCAGGGTGAAGGGGAAGGAGTGCGTCGTCACCTGCGAGGGATCGGAGCCGATCCCGTGCGACCGCGTGCTCCTCGCGGTGGGACGCGCGCCGAACACGGACGGGCTGGGCCTCGACTCGATCGGCGTCGCCGTGGACGAGCGCGGCCGGATCCCCGTCGACGAGCACTACGGGACGTCCTGCGAGGGTGTCTACGCCATCGGCGACGTGATCGGCGGCGCGATGCTCGCCCACAAGGCCGAGGAGGAAGGGGTGGCCTGCGTCGAGCGGATCGCGACCGGCTACGGCCACGTGAACTACGAGGCGATTCCCGGGGTCGTCTACACCCACCCGGAGATCGCCTCGGTCGGCCGCACCGAGGAGGAGCTGAAGAACGCGGGAATCGAATACCGGAAGGGCGTCTTCTTCGTCCGCGCGAACGCCCGTGCGCACGCGCTCGGAGACATCGACGGTCGGGTGAAGGTCCTCGCGGACGCCGGCACCGACCGGATCCTCGGCATCCACATCATCGGGCCGCGCGCCGGCGACATGATCGCCGAGGCGGTCGTCGCGATGGAGTTCGGGGCGACGAGCGAGGATCTCGCCCGGGCCAGCCACGCACACCCCACCCTCGCCGAAGCCCTCAAGGAAGCCGCCCTCGCCGTGGACGGGCGGGCGGTCCACAGCTAGGCCCGCTTCCGCAGTCTTCCGCCCGGTTTCATGAAGACGGGGTGGGCCCCGGGAGCGCTGACGGCGGCACCCCCCACATGCCCGAGGGCTCGACCGTCCTGGTGCTCCTACCCGTCTCCCCAGCCGGGATCAGAGCTCCTTGCGACTTCCCGAGGACACCACCCCACGCTGCTTCTGTCAAGGAAACGGCCCACCGTGCCGAAACGCACGCTGATTCACAAGGTACGCGAAAAATGTCAGGGGCTCGGCTCACGATTGAAGAAGCCCAGGCGGCCTTGCGCACCGCCCGGGCTCCCGGGGATTGTGTTGCGAGGGGACCCGGCCCCCGGAGGGGCCGGATCCATACTGGCCGGGGTTTGCGCGCGCGGGGATCTTGGCGCACGCGGCGATCCGGCCGGGGTCCTGGCTACGTCATCGACATAGCCTTAGAAATTGAACGTCGCTCCCGTGATGACGCCGAACTGCTCGGTGCCACCCACCACGCCGCGGCCTTCCACCGTGAAGGTCGCCGCCGAGGTCGGGAACATCAGACCGCCGAAGAGATTGACGCCGAACTCGCTGTCGCTCTCGTCCGCGATCTCGTCATCCATGAAGTGCATGCCCACGCCCGCGCCCGCGAACGGTCCGATCCGTCCGGCCGGCGAGAAGTGGTACATGACGTCGAAGTTGGGGTTCACGTCGCTCACCTCGTCCTCGCTCCAGTACATGAGATTGGGCACGAGGTGGAAGCGCGTTCCGGGCTTCTCGAAGTCGAGCGTGGCTCCGTAGGTCATCGTTCCCTCGGCTCCGTCGGGGTCGATCATTCCGACCCGCGGACCGATGCCGGTGAGCTCGAAGGCATCGGAGGGGGCGGACCACGAGAGCATGAGTCCGGTCACGAGCGCCGCCGCGAGGGCGACTCCCTTCACGTTCCGTGTGGTGGTATGACGCATGGCGTATCGCTCCTACCTGGAGCCGCCGCCGATCGCGAGACCGAGCGAAAGGCTCCAGAAGTCGGGATCAAAGGACTCAGGAATTAGCTGGCTCTCCTGGTCCTGCATGAAAACGTATCGGCCCTGGAGATCCAGCGCCGCGCTGGGGAACACGGGTATCTTGAGTCCGCCGCCGACGTGGACGCCGAACTCCTGCTCGGTGTTGTCGTCCAGGTCGAGCTCGTCCTCGTAGTCGAAGGTCGTTTGATACCAGCCGACTCCCGCTCCCGCGTAGAGAGAGGAAATCGGGGAGAGCCACAGTGAAGCCGTGATCGGCCACTGGCGAAGCTCGAGGTCGCCTCCATAGAGGGACTCCTCCCGGTACTGCACGCCGAGTTCGGTCTTCACGACATCGCCGGCGATCGGCGCGCGTACGGCAAGCCCAAGGAGGGACTCCGTGTCGTCACTATCGACGGAACGCGTCAGTCCGACCGAGGGGATCACTTCCAGTGCCGAAGCCGGTGCCGCGCCCAGAAAGAGAGCGGCGCCAAGAAGCACGGAGCCGAGCCCGAGAAGCCAGGTCTGCCGACGAGTTCCGTAACGATCGTTCCTCATACAAGCACCTCCCTTTCGGTTTGTACGTGGTACGTACCGAGTCATCATCAAGCCCCGTGCCACAGGGTGCGGATAGGAGTTAAGTTGCCGCTCTACTGTGAATTACACGGGACCGGGGGGAGGCGGCGGCGTCCCGCAAGCGGACCCACGAATGTAGAAACCGACACGTGACTGGGAAGGGTTGTTCGAGGAAGGTGGGGCTGAATCCAAGCGGAATCCGTGCAGAACGGCTGCTCACGGGGCGCGGCGGCCCGCGAGGGGGGACTACTTCAGCATGATCAGCTTCTTGGAATCCGTCGTGCCGGAGGGCGTCTCGAGCTTGTAGAAGTAGACGCCGCTCGCGAGACGCCTGCCGTGATCGTCGCGGCCGTCCCAGCGCTTGGAGTACGAGCCGGCCGCGTGATGCCCTTCCACGAGCGTCCTCACGAGC is a window of Candidatus Eisenbacteria bacterium DNA encoding:
- a CDS encoding outer membrane beta-barrel protein, producing MMTRYVPRTNRKGGACMRNDRYGTRRQTWLLGLGSVLLGAALFLGAAPASALEVIPSVGLTRSVDSDDTESLLGLAVRAPIAGDVVKTELGVQYREESLYGGDLELRQWPITASLWLSPISSLYAGAGVGWYQTTFDYEDELDLDDNTEQEFGVHVGGGLKIPVFPSAALDLQGRYVFMQDQESQLIPESFDPDFWSLSLGLAIGGGSR
- the lpdA gene encoding dihydrolipoyl dehydrogenase — its product is MAETPGTSFDLIVIGAGPGGYVAAIRAAQLGMRVACVEMEDALGGTCLRVGCIPSKALLESSERYHAAAHVLGAHGVKVGDVTLDLPTMLKRKEEVVNGRTKGVDFLFKKNKVTRVLGRGRITGAGRVTVEGGAKPLDLTAKHLVIATGSKPASLRGVELSGERIGTSTEALSYSEVPKHLVVIGAGYIGLELGSVWLRLGSKVTVVEYLDRILPGMDQEIAREGQKLLERQGMEIRLGQKVTGARVKGKECVVTCEGSEPIPCDRVLLAVGRAPNTDGLGLDSIGVAVDERGRIPVDEHYGTSCEGVYAIGDVIGGAMLAHKAEEEGVACVERIATGYGHVNYEAIPGVVYTHPEIASVGRTEEELKNAGIEYRKGVFFVRANARAHALGDIDGRVKVLADAGTDRILGIHIIGPRAGDMIAEAVVAMEFGATSEDLARASHAHPTLAEALKEAALAVDGRAVHS